In Anopheles bellator chromosome 2, idAnoBellAS_SP24_06.2, whole genome shotgun sequence, the genomic stretch CTTTTCGCAACGTGAGAGTGTCCTGCGGAGGGCTAACCACTTTCTGAATGTGCGCACGAATGGCCTCATCCGGGATACGCTGTTCCTGGGGGACGTTCCGAAGCACCTGCAGTTGATCCAGCTGAGTGCGGGGCTGTGCCGACCTCCGTTCGCCAGTGGGTTCGACGCCCGGGACACCTTTGCCCGAGACTTTCGATCCGGGTGGATCGAGAAACTGTACCAAACGACCACCATGTACAAGGAGGGTGACTTTCGGTTCGCACGCATCCCGGAGCTGGAGATCGAAGTGCTGGAGTTGCCGTTCCAGGCGCGCAGTGATTCGAGCATGTGGATTATGCTGCCGGACCGGGATGCTGGACTGGAACGGATCGTGAAAATCCTGGAGCCGGAACACTTTGACGCGATCCACGCCCATTTCAGCAGCAAACGGGCTAGCATCGTGGTGCCAGTGTTTTCGATCAAGACGGAGTTTAATGCGACCGATTTTCTTCGCGACACGATCGGACTCGAACCGTTGTTTCGATTGCGTGAGCTGCGATTCTTTAGTGACCAGGACTCGGGGCTGGATAGTGTGATGCACCGGGCAGCGATCAGTGTTCACGAACGTACGGCCGATGCCGGTGGCGTAGCGGCGGTCCACAGTTTCAGCAAACGCAGCACCGCCAGCTACCAGTTCTACGTGGGCCGGTCGTTTCTGTTCGCCATCCTGAAGCGCTCCTCGAAGCAGATCCTGTTCATTGGTCATCTGTACCGGCCGCACGATTTGGTCGAAGTATGAAGCGTAGTGCCCTAAGTGTCATTCCTTGATGTGGCTGCCAACAGTGTGAATTTAAAGACCCGAAAGATTCCGAGTTGAtccgaaataaaacattttaaagcGCGGACCGGATTTCGGAAGTTCGCCGAGAAGTTCGCGCCAGTTCGTTCGCCCGCGAACTGACTTC encodes the following:
- the LOC131212267 gene encoding neuroserpin-like; this translates as MASGRRQLLSFLGPLLLICGAQNVAPMMQLRFPFSHTNFSLSLYKAAFKPEQNVIVAPFTLQNSIAMLYSIASGASRERLREVFALPANFSEFLAEQKELHYTLSEGSEGFRMKNRIIVNGFREVDSRMRDIMAEDLNTLLMYLDFSQRESVLRRANHFLNVRTNGLIRDTLFLGDVPKHLQLIQLSAGLCRPPFASGFDARDTFARDFRSGWIEKLYQTTTMYKEGDFRFARIPELEIEVLELPFQARSDSSMWIMLPDRDAGLERIVKILEPEHFDAIHAHFSSKRASIVVPVFSIKTEFNATDFLRDTIGLEPLFRLRELRFFSDQDSGLDSVMHRAAISVHERTADAGGVAAVHSFSKRSTASYQFYVGRSFLFAILKRSSKQILFIGHLYRPHDLVEV